One window of the Luteolibacter sp. Y139 genome contains the following:
- a CDS encoding DNA-directed RNA polymerase subunit omega: MKSDLVEKASEIISDPLVLINMVSKRVRQLNSGRSPLIPTRPSMGAADIALTEIIEGKIKLADPAPAAEA; this comes from the coding sequence ATGAAAAGCGATCTTGTCGAGAAGGCGTCCGAGATTATCAGTGATCCGCTGGTCCTTATCAACATGGTCTCGAAGCGTGTCCGCCAGTTGAACAGCGGCCGCTCGCCGCTGATCCCGACTCGCCCGAGCATGGGCGCGGCTGACATCGCTTTGACCGAAATCATTGAAGGCAAGATCAAGCTCGCAGACCCGGCGCCAGCCGCCGAGGCCTGA
- the smpB gene encoding SsrA-binding protein SmpB, which translates to MSAEISSNRKARRDFNISDTYEAGIELKGTEVKSIRAGKSNISDAFARVEKGQLFLYGCDIQPWETAAKWFQHESRRPRRLLVHKREILKLEQATAIKGASLPCLKMYWKNGKVKVEIGVGKGKTHSDQRHDLKAKVELREAQREVARFNRQ; encoded by the coding sequence GTGAGTGCGGAGATTTCCAGTAACCGCAAGGCGCGCCGTGATTTCAATATCTCGGACACGTACGAGGCGGGCATTGAGCTGAAAGGCACCGAGGTCAAATCGATCCGTGCCGGGAAGTCGAACATTTCCGACGCGTTCGCACGGGTCGAGAAGGGCCAGCTCTTCCTCTACGGCTGCGACATCCAGCCTTGGGAAACCGCGGCCAAGTGGTTTCAGCACGAGTCACGTCGTCCGCGGCGACTGCTGGTCCACAAGCGCGAGATCCTCAAGCTGGAGCAGGCGACCGCCATCAAGGGGGCCTCGCTGCCGTGCCTGAAGATGTATTGGAAGAACGGCAAGGTGAAGGTCGAGATCGGCGTCGGCAAGGGCAAGACCCACTCCGACCAGAGGCATGACCTAAAGGCGAAGGTGGAACTGCGCGAGGCACAGCGGGAAGTGGCGCGGTTCAACCGGCAGTGA